One Ardenticatenales bacterium DNA segment encodes these proteins:
- a CDS encoding S9 family peptidase, which yields MNIENNPDYPMVRDLYAIPRLFGVSGRRERADFLYRNNETGVPLLYHWHAGESRLLTPGNESVYGEAVLHPTQPWVIFAQDEGGSEKYNIFRLDYESGERQQITPAPIGRVGWLAWLTDDSWLVAGGDDEEQYVRILQTNGDMRTLFTSSRWLLSIDYDPDLGLAALSVGRGADKTNFDVGILDVAAGQLTRWHSESDASREAQVTIRAGQLAYTTTVNKDQEQIIIRDLAHGAELQRIPVPGNVEDMHWLDAETIVAIVGHHARLQPRQLSWRDGVWSEPLGTTSAWAVTVTQDGPVWAGSRLDQPNTISRYRRGSAEDVITVTQAGSYVPVENHWFTSFDGRQVQGWLLRNAQADAPLVVYCHGGPTSVTSDMWRAQIQALALAGFHVFAPNFRGSTSFGTTFEELNIGDLGGGDMQDVLFGARYAAQALGSGEKPAITGGSYGGFLTLFALTTQPDEWAGGVGIVPVADWVDDYYLLDAGFRFYDEFFFGGSPTEKPDLYRERSPITYLAQLKAPLLILHGENDSRCAIEPVIRFAEEAKTRGLPVEMVITRDEGHGSVVNINAIRDTVMTLTHMRRLFAPDADNSHSSTSTT from the coding sequence ATGAACATCGAAAACAACCCCGACTACCCGATGGTCCGTGACCTCTACGCCATCCCCCGATTGTTTGGCGTCTCCGGCCGACGCGAACGCGCCGATTTCCTCTATCGTAATAACGAAACCGGCGTGCCTTTGCTATACCACTGGCACGCCGGCGAGTCTCGGCTTCTCACGCCCGGCAATGAGTCCGTTTATGGCGAGGCCGTCCTCCACCCCACACAGCCCTGGGTCATCTTTGCCCAAGATGAAGGCGGCAGCGAAAAATACAACATCTTCCGCCTGGACTACGAGAGCGGCGAGCGACAACAGATCACCCCCGCCCCCATTGGCCGCGTTGGCTGGCTGGCCTGGCTCACCGATGATAGCTGGCTGGTCGCCGGCGGTGATGACGAGGAGCAATACGTGCGCATTCTGCAGACGAACGGCGACATGCGCACCCTTTTTACCAGTAGCCGCTGGCTCCTCTCTATTGACTATGACCCCGATCTGGGCCTGGCGGCGCTCTCCGTCGGGCGCGGCGCGGACAAAACCAACTTCGATGTGGGCATCCTGGATGTCGCCGCGGGGCAGCTCACGCGCTGGCACAGCGAAAGCGATGCCTCCCGCGAGGCCCAGGTAACCATCCGCGCCGGCCAACTCGCCTACACCACCACCGTCAACAAAGACCAGGAACAAATTATCATCCGCGACCTGGCCCACGGCGCGGAACTTCAACGCATTCCCGTTCCCGGCAACGTGGAAGACATGCACTGGTTGGACGCCGAAACCATCGTCGCCATCGTTGGCCACCATGCGCGCCTGCAACCGCGCCAGCTTTCCTGGCGCGACGGCGTCTGGTCAGAACCGCTGGGAACCACCTCCGCCTGGGCAGTCACCGTCACCCAGGATGGCCCCGTCTGGGCGGGCAGCCGCCTGGACCAGCCCAACACCATCAGCCGCTATCGCCGCGGGTCGGCGGAGGACGTGATCACCGTCACGCAGGCGGGCTCCTACGTGCCCGTGGAAAATCACTGGTTCACCTCCTTCGATGGGCGGCAAGTGCAGGGCTGGCTGCTGCGTAACGCGCAGGCGGATGCGCCATTGGTCGTCTACTGCCACGGCGGCCCCACCTCCGTCACTTCCGACATGTGGCGGGCGCAAATCCAGGCGCTGGCGCTGGCCGGCTTCCACGTTTTCGCCCCCAATTTTCGCGGCAGCACCTCCTTTGGCACGACGTTTGAAGAGTTGAACATCGGCGACCTGGGCGGAGGGGATATGCAGGACGTCCTCTTTGGGGCGCGCTATGCAGCGCAGGCGCTAGGCAGCGGCGAGAAACCGGCGATTACGGGCGGCTCCTATGGCGGCTTCCTCACCCTTTTTGCCCTCACCACGCAGCCGGACGAGTGGGCCGGCGGCGTCGGCATCGTGCCCGTGGCGGATTGGGTGGACGACTATTATCTGTTGGACGCCGGTTTTCGCTTCTACGATGAATTCTTCTTCGGCGGCAGCCCCACGGAAAAACCGGACCTGTACCGCGAACGCTCCCCCATCACCTACCTGGCGCAACTCAAAGCGCCACTGCTCATTCTACATGGCGAAAACGACTCCCGCTGCGCCATTGAGCCGGTCATCCGCTTCGCCGAAGAGGCCAAAACGCGCGGGCTGCCCGTGGAAATGGTGATCACGCGGGACGAGGGGCATGGCTCCGTGGTCAACATCAACGCCATACGGGACACCGTTATGACGTTGACACACATGAGACGCCTGTTTGCCCCAGACGCCGATAATTCGCATTCTAGTACCTCGACAACCTAA
- a CDS encoding HIT domain-containing protein, translating to MLTLARAAIARRFIGWIFAHMSNLLPLKRLRETETLLAFHHPQPNYPLHILLVPKRTIPNLAALTPADADFTADLFAVVQSLIAQFDLQQHGYRLIVNGGPNQHIPQLHFHLISDLPTRLE from the coding sequence ATGCTCACCCTGGCACGCGCCGCCATCGCTCGCCGCTTCATTGGCTGGATTTTTGCCCACATGAGCAACCTCTTGCCCCTCAAACGACTGCGGGAAACGGAAACGCTGCTCGCCTTCCACCATCCCCAACCGAATTACCCACTGCACATCCTGCTCGTCCCCAAGCGGACCATCCCCAACCTCGCCGCCCTCACACCCGCCGACGCCGACTTCACCGCCGATTTATTCGCCGTCGTGCAAAGCCTCATCGCCCAATTCGACCTGCAACAACACGGGTATCGCCTCATCGTCAACGGCGGCCCCAACCAGCACATCCCCCAACTCCACTTCCACCTGATCAGCGACCTTCCCACCCGCCTCGAATGA
- a CDS encoding right-handed parallel beta-helix repeat-containing protein, translating to MSTLLKWISRILLLLVGIVVLLMLIAAFTPIPADPVVAPADYGAGASSVEPSYSGLQRAWPPENTPADNATTPEKVALGRLLFFDPILSVNDDIACATCHHPDLAFSDGQARPTGASGKMMPRNAPGLWNVVYQKSLFWDGRAASLEDQVQTAVTHVDEMGSDPVDMEAQLQAIPEYVTMFNAAFGGGEAAVTLAHATQAIAAFERTLVSNNSPFDQYAAGNFDSLTQQQRRGLNLFRSAATRCFECHSAPTFTNDTFRVIGVPSDDPGRTGVAADAPAGAFKVPSLRNVALTAPYMHDGSLASLEEVVDFYADGGGRAHGMSNVDQFILGFDLTDQEKADLIAFLYALTDEQTRPEIPAAVPSGLPVVQPVDNPARAEVAAANAVNAAGERLQPARAPMTIRVETGEPIQAAVDRARPGDTVLVPYGVYHERVVVDLSDFTLLGEANAAGDWPVLDGLGEMADGVIASGNNFEMANFVVRHYKSNGVLVEGATGVHLHHLYVEDTGTYGIYPTRSTNVLVEDSTAVGMHDAGIYAGKCAQVVVRNNVAYGNVLGIEVENTDTAEIYGNHTYDNATGIFVDLLPNLPSKVSLNTKVYDNLVENNNHVNFAPPEITAALVPEGAGIVLLGTNQAEIFENTVQGNNSAGIAVFNLTIAFDPATVDVGPIPEDNWIHDNILENNGAKPDKMVADLGIPGADILWDVSGKGNTFDQPGASKFPPLMPTSKWPTPLYRIYWHTLNLALKLLG from the coding sequence ATGTCAACCCTTCTCAAATGGATTTCGCGCATTTTACTTCTGCTAGTGGGCATCGTGGTGCTACTGATGCTCATCGCCGCCTTCACACCCATCCCCGCCGACCCCGTCGTCGCCCCCGCCGACTACGGCGCGGGCGCCAGCAGCGTGGAACCCTCCTACAGCGGCCTGCAACGCGCCTGGCCGCCGGAAAACACCCCCGCCGACAATGCCACAACCCCGGAAAAAGTCGCATTGGGTCGCCTGCTGTTCTTTGATCCCATCCTCTCCGTCAACGACGACATCGCCTGCGCCACCTGCCACCACCCCGATCTGGCCTTTAGCGACGGGCAGGCGCGGCCAACCGGGGCCAGCGGCAAGATGATGCCGCGCAATGCGCCCGGCCTGTGGAACGTCGTGTACCAGAAGTCGCTGTTTTGGGACGGGCGCGCCGCGTCGTTGGAGGATCAGGTACAGACGGCGGTGACGCATGTGGATGAGATGGGCAGCGATCCGGTGGATATGGAAGCGCAATTACAGGCGATTCCCGAATATGTAACGATGTTTAACGCTGCTTTTGGCGGCGGCGAGGCGGCGGTAACGCTGGCGCACGCCACCCAGGCCATTGCCGCTTTCGAGCGCACGCTGGTAAGCAACAACAGTCCATTTGACCAGTACGCTGCCGGCAATTTTGACTCCCTCACTCAACAGCAACGCCGCGGCCTCAACCTGTTCCGCTCCGCCGCCACCCGCTGCTTTGAATGCCACTCCGCGCCCACCTTCACCAACGACACCTTCCGCGTCATTGGCGTCCCCAGCGACGATCCGGGGCGCACAGGCGTGGCTGCCGATGCCCCCGCGGGCGCGTTCAAAGTCCCCTCCCTGCGCAACGTGGCCCTCACCGCCCCCTACATGCACGACGGCTCCCTGGCCTCGCTGGAGGAAGTCGTCGATTTTTATGCCGACGGCGGTGGGCGGGCACACGGTATGAGCAACGTGGACCAGTTCATCCTCGGCTTTGACCTCACGGACCAGGAGAAGGCGGACCTGATCGCCTTCCTCTACGCACTCACGGACGAACAAACCCGCCCCGAAATCCCCGCCGCCGTCCCCTCCGGGCTGCCCGTGGTGCAGCCCGTGGACAATCCGGCGCGGGCGGAAGTCGCGGCGGCGAACGCGGTCAACGCCGCCGGCGAACGTTTGCAACCGGCGCGCGCGCCGATGACGATCCGCGTGGAAACGGGCGAGCCAATCCAGGCCGCCGTGGACCGCGCCCGTCCGGGAGATACGGTGCTGGTTCCGTATGGTGTCTACCACGAGCGCGTGGTGGTGGACCTGAGCGATTTTACGCTGTTGGGCGAGGCGAACGCGGCCGGGGATTGGCCGGTACTGGATGGCCTGGGGGAGATGGCGGATGGCGTGATTGCCTCAGGCAACAATTTTGAAATGGCGAATTTCGTGGTGCGACATTACAAGAGTAATGGCGTGCTGGTGGAGGGCGCGACGGGGGTGCATTTGCATCATCTGTATGTGGAGGATACGGGGACGTATGGGATTTATCCGACGCGCAGCACGAATGTGTTGGTGGAGGATTCGACGGCGGTGGGGATGCATGATGCCGGCATTTATGCCGGCAAATGCGCGCAAGTCGTCGTCCGTAACAATGTCGCCTATGGCAACGTCCTGGGCATCGAGGTCGAAAACACCGACACCGCCGAAATCTACGGCAACCACACCTACGACAACGCCACCGGCATCTTCGTGGACCTGCTCCCCAACCTCCCCTCTAAAGTCTCTCTGAACACAAAAGTGTACGACAACCTGGTGGAGAACAACAACCACGTCAACTTCGCCCCGCCGGAAATCACCGCCGCGCTCGTGCCCGAAGGGGCGGGCATTGTCCTTCTGGGCACAAACCAGGCGGAGATTTTCGAAAATACGGTGCAGGGGAACAATAGTGCCGGCATCGCCGTCTTCAACCTCACCATCGCCTTTGACCCCGCCACCGTAGACGTTGGCCCCATTCCCGAAGACAACTGGATTCACGACAACATCCTGGAAAACAACGGCGCCAAACCCGACAAAATGGTCGCCGACCTGGGCATCCCCGGCGCCGACATCCTCTGGGACGTTTCCGGCAAAGGCAACACCTTCGACCAACCCGGAGCCAGCAAATTCCCGCCCCTCATGCCCACCAGCAAATGGCCTACGCCCCTCTACCGCATCTACTGGCACACCCTCAACCTGGCCCTCAAACTCCTGGGATAA
- a CDS encoding cytochrome c: MSPAPRHASLMRGWFCLLTLFLAACGGAAAQPTPTPTRDPIVVHGETVFNLHCATCHATAPDTIIVGPSLAGVAERAGTRDANLTAKQYIEISILRPDAYLVAGFPNAMPADLGKKLTSEELDAVVTFLLTLK, from the coding sequence ATGTCCCCTGCTCCCCGACACGCTTCGCTGATGCGCGGCTGGTTCTGCCTCCTCACACTCTTCCTGGCAGCCTGCGGCGGCGCGGCGGCGCAGCCCACTCCCACCCCCACACGCGATCCCATCGTGGTCCACGGTGAAACGGTCTTCAATCTTCATTGCGCCACCTGCCACGCAACCGCGCCGGACACCATCATCGTCGGTCCTTCACTGGCAGGCGTGGCCGAACGCGCCGGCACGCGCGACGCCAACCTGACGGCCAAACAGTACATCGAAATATCCATTTTGCGACCAGATGCGTATCTTGTGGCCGGTTTTCCCAACGCAATGCCGGCAGACCTGGGCAAAAAACTCACCAGCGAAGAACTAGACGCCGTCGTCACCTTCCTGCTCACCCTAAAATAG
- a CDS encoding proline--tRNA ligase, translating to MRLSRAFGKTLREAPADAEMISHQLLIRGSFVRPLSAGIYTYMPLGYRVLRNLWRIMSEEMDAIGGQEMWMPNLHPATIWQATGRWNTVDVLMKLEGSGGREYALSPTHEEVVNDLTLRDVESYRDLPRFIYHISKKFRDEPRARGGLIRLREFVMKDAYTLDANEASLDAFYPQILAAYKRIFDRCGVPAVMINADVGAMGGKSSQEFTVPHPQGEDLFIACEACDYAANVEAAVFVREGRPPATPEPLTKVATPNCTTIAEVAAFIGVPTSQTVKAVFYWATPLGQPETAGRFVFALVRGDLDVNEVKLSNALDGRVLRAATDEEIRAAGAVPGYASAVGLPIATDLDAPGVFVIADPSIEAGGNFVVGANDAGYHFTGANYPRDHAISQMADIAQADTGHQCPRCGGRFVARRGIELGHCFKLGTRYSAPVNAVYLDEENQPQLIYMGSYGIGLDRLMAVIAELHHDADGLIWPESVAPYRVHLLHLGKGEDVRLAAEGLYARLQAAGVAVLYDDREVSAGIKFKDADLIGIPYRLAVGGRGLSQGTVELKRRGESSRQDIPLEDVVQTVKD from the coding sequence ATGCGGCTGTCGCGCGCGTTTGGTAAGACATTACGGGAGGCCCCGGCTGACGCGGAGATGATCAGCCATCAGCTGTTGATTCGGGGGAGTTTTGTAAGGCCATTGAGTGCCGGCATTTACACCTACATGCCCCTCGGCTACCGCGTCCTGCGTAACCTGTGGCGCATCATGTCCGAAGAGATGGACGCCATCGGCGGACAAGAAATGTGGATGCCTAATCTACACCCCGCGACCATCTGGCAAGCCACCGGTCGCTGGAACACCGTAGACGTCCTCATGAAGTTGGAAGGGAGCGGGGGGCGGGAATACGCCCTCTCCCCCACGCACGAAGAAGTCGTCAACGACCTCACCCTGCGCGACGTAGAGAGCTACCGCGATCTGCCCCGCTTCATCTACCACATCTCCAAGAAGTTCCGCGACGAACCCCGCGCGCGCGGCGGCCTCATCCGCCTGCGCGAATTCGTGATGAAGGACGCCTACACGCTGGACGCCAACGAAGCCTCCCTGGACGCCTTCTATCCCCAAATCCTGGCCGCCTACAAACGCATCTTCGACCGCTGCGGCGTTCCGGCAGTGATGATCAACGCCGACGTGGGCGCCATGGGCGGCAAATCGTCGCAGGAGTTCACCGTGCCCCACCCGCAGGGAGAAGACCTGTTCATCGCCTGCGAAGCGTGCGACTACGCCGCCAACGTAGAAGCCGCCGTTTTTGTGCGTGAGGGTCGTCCGCCCGCCACGCCGGAGCCGCTGACAAAAGTCGCCACGCCCAACTGCACCACCATCGCCGAAGTCGCTGCCTTCATTGGCGTGCCCACCAGCCAGACCGTGAAGGCGGTCTTTTATTGGGCGACGCCGTTGGGCCAGCCGGAAACGGCGGGGCGGTTCGTTTTTGCCCTTGTGCGCGGCGACCTGGACGTGAACGAGGTGAAGTTGAGCAATGCCCTGGATGGTCGCGTGCTGCGCGCGGCCACGGACGAGGAAATCCGGGCGGCGGGGGCGGTTCCGGGATATGCGTCGGCGGTGGGGCTGCCGATTGCCACGGATTTGGATGCGCCGGGTGTATTCGTGATTGCCGACCCTTCCATTGAAGCCGGGGGAAACTTCGTGGTCGGCGCGAACGACGCAGGCTACCACTTCACGGGAGCCAACTATCCCCGCGACCACGCCATTAGCCAGATGGCGGACATTGCCCAGGCGGATACGGGCCACCAGTGCCCGCGGTGCGGCGGGCGTTTTGTGGCGCGGCGCGGCATTGAGTTAGGCCACTGCTTTAAGTTGGGAACGCGGTACAGCGCCCCCGTCAATGCCGTTTACCTGGACGAGGAGAACCAGCCGCAATTGATTTATATGGGGTCGTATGGGATCGGGCTGGATCGGCTGATGGCGGTGATTGCGGAGTTGCATCACGACGCGGATGGGTTGATCTGGCCGGAGAGCGTGGCCCCGTACCGGGTGCATTTGCTGCATCTGGGGAAGGGAGAGGATGTGCGGCTGGCGGCGGAGGGGCTTTATGCGCGGTTGCAGGCGGCGGGCGTGGCGGTTTTGTATGATGATCGGGAGGTGAGTGCCGGCATTAAATTCAAAGACGCCGACCTCATAGGCATCCCCTACCGCCTGGCTGTGGGCGGGCGCGGTCTGTCCCAGGGAACCGTGGAGCTAAAACGACGCGGCGAGTCCAGCCGCCAGGACATCCCTCTGGAAGACGTGGTACAAACCGTTAAGGACTGA